Proteins encoded in a region of the Isosphaeraceae bacterium EP7 genome:
- the larB gene encoding nickel pincer cofactor biosynthesis protein LarB — MDAQELRTLLDAVRRGEVAPAEAVDRIKTAPLAEAGAYATVDLQRKMRCGSPEVIFGQGKTPEQIVGILKTLVRHGSGGLVTRLAPEAAALLVREFPEGEYNELGRTFRVLSPEHPGPKLGRVCVVTAGTADLPVAEEARVAAETWNCDVQLIADIGVAGIHRLFNRLKDFSGADALVVVAGMEGALPSVVGGLVDCPVIAVPTSVGYGAHFQGLAALLGMLNSCSSNVVVTNIDGGFNGGHVAGLIARRAGQARAGFDAT, encoded by the coding sequence ATGGACGCCCAGGAACTCAGGACACTGCTCGACGCGGTCCGTCGCGGCGAGGTCGCCCCCGCCGAGGCGGTCGACAGGATCAAGACCGCACCGCTGGCCGAGGCGGGCGCTTACGCCACGGTCGACCTCCAACGCAAAATGCGTTGCGGCTCGCCCGAGGTCATCTTTGGCCAGGGGAAGACGCCAGAGCAGATCGTCGGCATTCTCAAGACGCTCGTCCGCCACGGGAGCGGCGGCCTGGTGACGCGGCTCGCCCCCGAGGCCGCCGCGCTCCTCGTGCGCGAATTTCCTGAGGGCGAATACAACGAACTCGGCCGGACGTTCCGCGTCCTCAGCCCGGAACATCCCGGACCGAAGCTCGGGCGGGTTTGCGTGGTGACGGCCGGGACGGCCGACCTGCCGGTGGCCGAAGAGGCACGAGTCGCGGCCGAAACCTGGAACTGCGACGTGCAACTGATCGCCGATATCGGCGTGGCGGGCATCCACCGGCTGTTCAACCGCCTGAAAGATTTCTCGGGGGCCGACGCCCTCGTGGTGGTCGCGGGCATGGAAGGGGCACTGCCCAGCGTGGTCGGGGGCCTGGTCGACTGCCCGGTCATCGCGGTCCCGACCAGCGTGGGTTACGGAGCCCACTTCCAGGGATTGGCGGCCCTGCTGGGGATGCTCAACAGCTGCTCCTCCAACGTGGTCGTCACCAATATCGACGGCGGATTCAACGGAGGCCACGTCGCCGGCCTGATCGCCCGACGTGCGGGCCAGGCCAGGGCGGGCTTCGACGCCACCTGA
- a CDS encoding NAD(P)H-hydrate dehydratase, whose translation MSLERIHNSPTLPERKTDGHKGLYGSILVVAGGRGMAGAAALVGAAALRSGAGLVRVACPVEVQPTVASFEPSYMTYPLENDAEGLTRDAPARLALAKLLAKADVLAMGPGLGDSADIKSLTRWVLETVTLPTVLDADALNAVAGDQDAFKSLKRPVVITPHPGEFARLTGKTTAEVQANREALAVEFAGPENLVVVLKGAATIVTDGRRIYVNGSGNPGMATGGAGDTLTGVIAALIGQKLPAFEAAVLGVYAHGLAGDIARDGNGVVGMIAGDLVDSLADAFSHLAPA comes from the coding sequence ATGTCCCTGGAGCGGATCCACAATTCCCCGACCCTTCCCGAGCGCAAGACCGACGGCCACAAGGGCCTCTATGGCTCAATCCTGGTGGTCGCCGGCGGCCGAGGGATGGCGGGGGCCGCAGCCCTCGTCGGCGCCGCAGCCTTGCGGTCGGGGGCGGGCCTGGTCCGCGTCGCCTGCCCGGTCGAGGTCCAGCCGACCGTCGCCAGCTTCGAGCCGTCGTACATGACCTATCCCCTCGAGAACGACGCCGAGGGACTCACACGCGACGCGCCGGCCCGCCTGGCATTGGCCAAGCTGCTCGCCAAGGCCGACGTCCTGGCGATGGGCCCGGGCCTGGGGGACTCGGCCGACATCAAGTCGCTCACCCGCTGGGTCCTGGAGACGGTGACCCTGCCGACGGTCCTCGACGCCGACGCGCTGAATGCCGTGGCAGGCGACCAGGACGCGTTCAAATCGCTGAAGCGTCCCGTGGTCATCACACCGCATCCGGGCGAATTCGCCAGGCTCACCGGCAAGACCACCGCCGAGGTGCAGGCGAACCGCGAGGCCCTGGCCGTCGAGTTCGCCGGTCCCGAGAACCTGGTCGTGGTCCTGAAAGGGGCCGCGACGATCGTCACCGACGGCCGACGCATCTACGTCAACGGATCGGGCAACCCGGGCATGGCCACCGGCGGGGCCGGCGACACGCTCACCGGGGTGATCGCCGCGTTGATCGGCCAGAAGCTCCCCGCCTTCGAGGCGGCCGTGCTGGGGGTCTACGCCCACGGCCTCGCCGGCGACATCGCCCGCGACGGAAATGGGGTGGTGGGGATGATCGCGGG